The genomic window GCCGACGATAGACATCCCCTGTCTTGGCCCCAGCTTCCTGCTCCTTCAAAATCCCAATGATCTACCCTTCGATAAAACGGCTGCGCTTCATGAATATCCCCCGCTGCTTGGAAGACTCTACCTCAAACCGGAGGAAATTATGGGGAGTACGCCACATGCAGTCGGGTCTGTGTCGCGGTTTGCGTGGACTGGTCTGGCTAAATGTTGATCTATGGTATGACTTCGTTTCGATATATTCAGGATCTCTGCCAGCAATCTATCCCATTACATTGGCGCTATGTCTCTTCCCCCCCCCGCCATCTTTATTCTATCGGCATTGGTCAGGTTGGAAGCTATTGGGAAGCTCGTGTTCAATTTCGAGCTTCCTCTCAATCGGGAGCCTGAAACAATCAGATTGCATTCTGCCATGTCAGCCGATAACTAGGTGCCGCTTGGCTCAAAGGCTGTTGGCAGTCATTCGGTATATGTCTGGTCGGTATTCCGCAGGCAAGAACTGCCGAACCTGGGCGTGGGAGTTCAGCAGATTGCCTCGCGGATCATTGTCTCAGACAACTTCAGTGTTGGCGACTGCACTAGGTCCCAGCTCAGTATTTTTCCGTGCTACCGGACAATCCCAGATCGGATTGGCATGTAAAGCATTGGTTGCGGGGCTGACGGGCACAATCCTGCCTGGTTTGTTGCGCCGAAACTCTGCTGCTTTGCATGATCACTGTCCGACGGCACACAGCGGGCTCTTACTATACTTTAAAATGCGGAGTGTAGGCTGCGGGTCTTCGTCAGGGCGGGGATCAGGCCAGCGAAATGAACCATAGAGAGGGATGCAATCGTGCAGTTCATCGACTTAAAGGCTCAGCAAGCAGCAATTCGGAGTGAGATTGACCGTCGAATTGCTGCGGTGCTGGACCATGGCCAATACATCTTGGGCCCGGAGGTCATTGAGCTTGAGCAAATCCTTGCCGAATATGTTGGCGTCAAGCACTGCATTTCGGTTGCTAGTGGAACCGAAGCGCTACTGATAGCTCTTATGGCGCTTGGAATCGGTCCGGGCGACGAAGTCATTACCTCAACATTCACTTTTGTTGCGACAGCCGAGGTTATCGCTCTCGCCGGTGCGACACCGGTGTTCGTCGACGTGCTGCCCGAAACTGCCAACATTGATCCTCGCGCTGTCGAGGCGAAGATCACCCCCCGAACGAGAGCCATCATTCCGGTAAGCCTCTACGGCCAGGTGGCCGATATGGAGGAGATCGAGCAGATCGCTTCTCGACACGGAATTTCGGTTATCGAGGATGCAGCCCAGAGCTTCGGTGCGGTGTACAAGGGGCGTAAAAGCTGCGGCCTCTCTACGATCGGCTGCACCAGCTTTTTCCCGAGCAAGCCGCTCGGATGCTATGGTGATGGCGGAGCCCTGTTCACAAGCGATGATGCCATCGCCCAGGCCGCGAAGGAGATCCGGGTGCATGGTCAAGCCCAGCGGTATGTTCACACCCGCATCGGTGTCGGTGGCCGCATGGATACGATTCAGTGTGCAATACTACTGGCTAAGTGGCCCCGTTTCGCTTGGGAAGTTGAGCAACGGATGCGAATTGGCCAACGGTACACCGATGAAATTCTGCGCCGTATCTCGGGCAGTGCGACCATCACTGCCGACATGGATCTTCAGTCTCTCAATGCGCCGGTTGCGGTTTTTGGCGCAAAAGAGGACCGCACATCGGTATATGCCCAGTATACGGTTCTCGTCGCCGACCGGGACGCGGTGCAGGCGCATTTCCAATCGAGCGGTATCCCTACCGCCGTTCACTATCCGGTTCCGCTCGATCAGCAGCCTGCTTACAAGCAATGGGCCGCTCCTGACGGTACTCCTGTAGCCGATGCGTTGGCTGCCCGGGTGATGAGCCTGCCAATGGGCCCGGATCTCTCTGAAGAAGATCAGGACCGAGTCATTGCTTGCCTCTGCGCGGCAGTTGCCTGAACTTGGCGCCCCTGGCCTGGTCGTCTGCATGAAGCAGTTTTTTTGGGCGACAGGCCAGGCATTCCCTTCGCCGTAACGTCTTATCGGTTGGCCCCCTTATTCGAAGGGGGCCAGAAATGGCGGCGGCCCAAGGTTTCGCTACCCTTCGCCCTAAGATTAGGTATCGGAAATGAAAACGCAGGAACTTGTCGAGGCCCATCAGGTGGACTTGGCTGATCTAATTGCCCTACTCTGGCGAGGCAAATGGATCGTGGTAGCTGTGGCGACCGTTTTGACTCTAGCCGCTATTGGCATTTCGCTCACAATCCCGAACGAATACCGCTCCGAGGTCGTGTTGAAGCCCTCTGGCGCCGAGAGTGGTGGCTTGGGAGGGATGTCAAGCTTGGCGTCCCTTGCGCCCTTGGCGGGCATAGATATAGGCGGGCAGGGTGTCGATTCCACTGATGCGGCGATCGCAGTGCTGAGGTCGCGAAAATTTTTGCTTGATTTTGCCAGAAGAAACGATGTTGCCATTCCACTGATGGCTGGCAAGGAATGGAACCCGGAAAAGCAGGTTCTGGAACTAGACCCCGCAATCTACGATGTGAAATCAAGGCAGTGGGTGCGGCAAGTCGAGCCGCCCCTCAGCGTAGAGCCGACTGATGAAGAAATTTACGATAGGCTGAGATCTATTCTTGAGGTTGAGCGGGATCCCGCAACGGGTCTGGTTGACCTGAACGTGACGTTTCTTTCACCTATGTACGCCCAGCAATGGGCGCAATCTCTGGTGGACGAATTGAATACGGAACTTCGAAATCGTCAGTTAAGGCAGATGGACAAGGCGCTTAAATATCTCGAGCAGCGCATTCAGGCGAACGAGATCGCACGCATGCAGGCTTCGCTTGAGCAGTTATATATTCAACAACTGCGGGACCGCTTGTTGGCGCAGGCCCGGGACGAGTATGCACTGGAAACGCTCGATCCTGCAAATCTTCCTCTGTCTAAGTATGGCCCGAACCGGAAGCTCATTGCTGTTGCTGCGGCGACACTAGGTACCATGGTCGGCATGCTTATTGTGCTTGTTGCCGGCGCCCTGCGGCCCCGTCGGATTGCAAAGCACTCTGCGGAAAACACACTCGCAGCAACGTCCTGAAAGTTTGTTCTGTGAGGCTGCTGTTCAATCAAAGCGGACAGGCTGCATTGCGTTATTCTCATTAAGCGAGCAAATGGCGAGTAAGACTTGCCAATTATACTTAATTCTGCACCAGGATGTCCATGCTGCTTGGCACTTCACTTTGTAATGACAAACATGAGCGCACTTCTTCGAGACACTAAATGAAAATTCTGTTTTTGACCTATCATTTTGCGCCCTATAATCACATCGGAGCTGTCCGGTGCGTTAAAACTGCCAAGTATCTAAGTGAAATGGGGCATTCCGTCCGGGTGCTTGCCGCCGCCGATCAGCCGTACCCGCCAAACCTCCCGCTGGAAGTCAACCCAGACACAGTAAGACGTTTGCGTTGTTTGAACCTGGATCAATTTGCCCGCCAAGCCGCAAATTCAGTCAGTAGCGGCCTTGTAATACCGGAAGCACGACGAACTGACAATTTTACCCGCAAATTGCTCAGGAAAATCTATTTCTTTTATAAAACTATTTTATGGTATCCTGATCAAGTCCGCACTTGGCGAAAGCCGCTCGTGAAGGAAGGGCGTGAAGAAATCAAAAATTTCTGCCCAGATATAATTTTCGCCTCCGGTCCGCCATTTACGCCTTTGATGGCAGCGGCACAGTTGTCTCGCGAGAGTGGCATCCCATGGGTCTGCGAGCTTCGTGATCTGTGGGCAGACAACGCAAACTATCAGTTTCCGCAGTGGCGGCGTACTCTAGAAAATCGTTTGGAACGGAGAATCCTCACGGGCGCATCGGCTTTGATAACTGTCTCGGATCCACTCGCTGACAAACTGAAGATCAAGTACGCCTTGCCGGTGCACGTTGTGACAAACGGTTTCGAGGAATCTGACTTTCCCGAGATCAATCCGTCAATCTTCCCATCCGATCGGTTAAACCTTGTCTATACAGGGTCTGTATACAGAAATAAGCAAGATATTAGGCCGCTTCTGGCGGCTATTCAGCAAGTTAATCGTGATAGAGAAAAGGTGGTTCTGCATCTCTACGGGCGGGCCATTGGCGATGTTCTCAACAACGTTGCCGCATTTGGCATGGGAAGTAGCGTACAGTACCATGGAACTATTTCCTATAAAGAGGCTCTTGCTGCCCAGCGCTCCGCCGATGCAGCGGTTTTTCTCGTGTGGAATGATCCGGCCGAGCCGGGGGTATACTCGGGCAAGCTGTTTGAATATCTTGGCGCGCGCAGGCCGATCATTGGGGTGGGTACCGTGCGATCAGTTGCTACCGACCTAATCATTGAACGAGATGCAGGCTTTGTTTCTGGCGATCCTGGCAGGCTGTCGCAAGTGCTCGTCGAGCTCTATGAACGGAAGTTGACGCACGGCCGGATTCCCGACCTTCCGGCGTCCGTCGGCGTAGGATTTACCAGGAAAGAGCAAGTCGAAAAAGTCGCATCGATTCTTGTGGATACTATCGGATCACAGTCGCCCGCCCAAGGTCGCGGGTAACAAGTATCATGCGAATTCTCGTTGTAGCATCTTGGTATGCGGGACCGCGTAATCCGATTCGCGGAAGCTTCATTCGCGAACAGACAATGGCGCTGGCGGCACGCGGCCATGAAGTGCATGTGGTTCAATTCGACCGGGATCGCCTCCGTATCCCACTTTCGTGGCAGCAGGCAGACGACAACGGCCTAGTTGAGCACAGGCTCGGAGCACCGTGGCCGCTGCATCGA from Pedomonas mirosovicensis includes these protein-coding regions:
- a CDS encoding DegT/DnrJ/EryC1/StrS family aminotransferase, which gives rise to MQFIDLKAQQAAIRSEIDRRIAAVLDHGQYILGPEVIELEQILAEYVGVKHCISVASGTEALLIALMALGIGPGDEVITSTFTFVATAEVIALAGATPVFVDVLPETANIDPRAVEAKITPRTRAIIPVSLYGQVADMEEIEQIASRHGISVIEDAAQSFGAVYKGRKSCGLSTIGCTSFFPSKPLGCYGDGGALFTSDDAIAQAAKEIRVHGQAQRYVHTRIGVGGRMDTIQCAILLAKWPRFAWEVEQRMRIGQRYTDEILRRISGSATITADMDLQSLNAPVAVFGAKEDRTSVYAQYTVLVADRDAVQAHFQSSGIPTAVHYPVPLDQQPAYKQWAAPDGTPVADALAARVMSLPMGPDLSEEDQDRVIACLCAAVA
- a CDS encoding Wzz/FepE/Etk N-terminal domain-containing protein — protein: MKTQELVEAHQVDLADLIALLWRGKWIVVAVATVLTLAAIGISLTIPNEYRSEVVLKPSGAESGGLGGMSSLASLAPLAGIDIGGQGVDSTDAAIAVLRSRKFLLDFARRNDVAIPLMAGKEWNPEKQVLELDPAIYDVKSRQWVRQVEPPLSVEPTDEEIYDRLRSILEVERDPATGLVDLNVTFLSPMYAQQWAQSLVDELNTELRNRQLRQMDKALKYLEQRIQANEIARMQASLEQLYIQQLRDRLLAQARDEYALETLDPANLPLSKYGPNRKLIAVAAATLGTMVGMLIVLVAGALRPRRIAKHSAENTLAATS
- a CDS encoding glycosyltransferase codes for the protein MKILFLTYHFAPYNHIGAVRCVKTAKYLSEMGHSVRVLAAADQPYPPNLPLEVNPDTVRRLRCLNLDQFARQAANSVSSGLVIPEARRTDNFTRKLLRKIYFFYKTILWYPDQVRTWRKPLVKEGREEIKNFCPDIIFASGPPFTPLMAAAQLSRESGIPWVCELRDLWADNANYQFPQWRRTLENRLERRILTGASALITVSDPLADKLKIKYALPVHVVTNGFEESDFPEINPSIFPSDRLNLVYTGSVYRNKQDIRPLLAAIQQVNRDREKVVLHLYGRAIGDVLNNVAAFGMGSSVQYHGTISYKEALAAQRSADAAVFLVWNDPAEPGVYSGKLFEYLGARRPIIGVGTVRSVATDLIIERDAGFVSGDPGRLSQVLVELYERKLTHGRIPDLPASVGVGFTRKEQVEKVASILVDTIGSQSPAQGRG